Part of the Nicotiana sylvestris chromosome 2, ASM39365v2, whole genome shotgun sequence genome, ACACTGGACGCTTACGTTCCTTACTCTATTATCCGCTCAATATACAGTCAATACTATGGAAGTTCATCTCCAGCGCCACTTGCATTACTTAGTGGCTCACCCCGCCATTCTCCGGCTGTATCGCTGGCACATTCATCCCCTGCAATGAGGCAGCCTCGCGGTGATTCCATTCCTCAGTCAAATTCTTATGATTCGGGTTATTTCAAGCCATCCTCAAGCCATGCCCAGGATCAACTATATGATACAGAAAGTGCAACCTTTGAAAATAAACCTCGAAATATTAGGCGATCTGGACCGTTGGAATACAGTGCAACTCGCAAATTAAAACATGTGGACAGCTCAACCTCGGCAAGCACAGGTCCCAGTCCATTGCCAAGGTTTGCAATGTCTAGGTCGGGTCCTATATCTTATAAGTGAAAAAATACAGAACTTTTGAAATATGTAAATTTCCGTCTTCCTGCCAACTATTAGTCAGTAGTGGACTGCCTTCGATGTTCATACAAAATTTTGGTGTATTTATACATAAAATCCCTCTATTTATTCCTCGACGGTTAGCAGTAGAAGCTGTAGGAAACGAATAATCAGGCTGTGAAAGCTAAGTATGAAATATCTCAATTTGCATTTGTTGTGTAATGAATTCGGACATCGCTACATAATGTAATCCCACTTGTCTCATGTAGCATCCTCGAGTTCTAAGTTTCACCATTGCACTAGTGTCTTCGCCTTGGCACAATTACCTTCCTTGACTATTCTGCTCTATAAATGGAATTGAAGGGGAGGGGGGAAAAAACCAatacaagaagaacaagaatcaTAAATTTCTAATATCCAGCCTCTGCCTCTTCAATGATCGACAACCTCAACCCAACCAAACAAACCAGCATGGTCTGGTGATTTGTCACTGGTTCTTATCCTTTTGAAGAACTGCAATATGTCGCTTGAGCCTTTATTTGAAGTTTTTCTTACCATGAGAGAAACATAAGGGGGCATTTTTACCAAATAGTAGCCCATAGCAAAGGGGAAGAACGAGAAAGATGAGAATCCCTTCCAGGGAAAGTGAAACAACAATTGTGCAATGTTGCTTTGGTTTACTGGTGTAGTTATGGCCTGGGATTTGTATAGCAATGCATAAACTCATTATCTTCTTTTGCATCATCAACCATGTCTAATGTACAAACTCCAACTTTAGGTACTGAATACATCAAACATTGGCAAATTTTGTATGCATATACATTACATATACATCATCAGTGTTGGAAGACAATCTATTATCATGTATCTCCCATTTAGAGTAATTTAGCAGGATCTTATCGAAGATGGTGCCTGCAAAGGTGATATCAAAGATGGTGCAACATCAGCGGAGAGAACTAAAAGCAATGAAAGGTAAAATCAATAGAATGATATTAGATATTAAAATAAAGAAGATGGAGAAAAAAAAGGGGAGGCACCTCAAGGTTTCTTTTGTTCCACGACGAATTTTGCAACGAATAGTTGGAAGGCCAAGCCGCTGATGAGCTTCATAGCGATGACAACCAGAAAACCCTGGAAAAGACAAGAGACATTATTTAATTCTCTTTAGCAATTAAAGATCAAGTAATGGTTGAAAGATCACAATGATAGCTTAATGCTTAGGGAAGAAACTGAAAAGAGGACATACCGTAGTAAACTCCATCCACCTCAAGCACATCAATCTGCATAAGATAAAGAACTGTCTGAGTCCTAATATTCACCCGCAGATGGGTTGACATGAACTAAGGCAAAACTTCTATTGGTAAGTACTTTAACCATGCATATACAAGAAGGAATAGAAGTGTCAAAAGTGACTTTCCCATAATTAGCTGATAAAGGACAATGTTTTCAGATGTCAAGGCTGTGACCCTCTCTGTTAGCAAAGGATTGACGGAAATTTAGTTCAAGCTGGGGCATAAGATCTATGGCTTATGCCCTACAGGAAAGTTTAGGACTCGGTTATTTTCTTGAGGTTATAAGTCATCAGATAGGAAATTAGGAAGTGGGAGTTAACTAAGTCATGAATATAAGGACAAACAAATTCATTCACGACAATGGGAGTGCATGCGAGTAAATTCTCATCTGCACTTATGTTTGAAGACAAAGTAACATCAAATCATGTGAAAAGTAAATAACAACAAAGGATTTGTAATTACAGGTACTTGAAGCCCGATTTCCTTAATGCTATCCATCAGTTCCATCACTTTTTGCTGGTCATTAGCTCTGGTACGCATGAGTGGCCTTCGGATTTTATCAAGGGGAAGTTCAAGAATCACTGGCCCCGCTGATTGAGGCACACCAGGAGTTGACCCTGAAACCATATTATGAATAGTTTAGAAGCATTAACCTTAAGAAATACGTTAAAAAGCATTAAGAACTCGAAGCTGTTCTTTCACTCACAACAAGTCTACATGACCAACAAAAGCACACACAACTGGTAGGTTTAGGAGTAAAGACTGCATTTCAAAGAAAACATTGAAAAATCTAAATTAGGCTCACTGAATATTTAGTATGAACAGGAGAGAAAACCGGATTCATCAACTAAATGGTTCCTGTAATTATGCTTTCAGTTTCTGTTTCCTGGATTGCAGATGGGGATGGTTGCAATGAGAGAAACTAGGGGTGATCTCCTAATTCTCTGAAGTAGGTTATTTATTTCATTCTTTATGGTATTCGACttcggaaacaacaacaacaaacccaccCACAAGTGGTGtccggggagggtagtgtgtacacataCCTTATCCCTACCTTGAAGGTAAAGTATTCGCCTTCGAAAACATGATGCATTTCCCTCCGTATGTTGTACAATGATATAAAGATTAAAATTCTATACCATTATTCTTCTCTGCTTTTATTTACTTATGCAACGATTAACAATTTTGAGCAAGAACCCAGAAATGCCTATGCTAAGCTCAACTCAAAGAGCACAGCCTTTAACCAATTTGACTATTATGGATACACTAATTGTTTGTATTACGCAGAACCCATAACTGGTTTTGCCAGAATAACCAATATATAGTCTATACCAAGAAAATATTCCCAGCATAAATCTCTAAAACACTATTAAATAATCCAAACAAATACATGAAGCAAGATATGTATCATTAAAATAACTCAATTTTTTAGGCAATTCAATCAGAACAATTTTGGTTGATAGGGGTTCATTCTAAAGAACaacacaaacaaacaaacaaaagcaCACATCTTTGGCAGTTTTAGAAGCAAAGAAATAGCATTTGAATAATATAGAAAAAGAATTTTGATAACCGCCAAAAGTGGTATTATCTAAATTGTGCTCAGACAACAGTTATATATACTACAATCAGTTGATTTGAGCAGAACCCATAATTATCTATTTTTGGCTAAATTCTACTAAGAGAACATATAAATCTTTTCTCTAAGTACACATTTTGAGCAGAAATTCTCAATAACCATAGTAGTATTTTAGGAAGAATGAACATGGATACCGTTAGAGGAGGACGAGACAGTGAAGCTCCGCAAACGCAGGTTATTTGGAAGTTGCACTACAAAATTTGCCATTTTCAGACCTCTTGTGTTTGAAGCTGACACGACTTCTTCATATATATTTgaacacaaaagaaaaaaagacgcAAACGTGTTTTTTGTGGATTAGAAATTAGAATCCACATTTTTtatacaaaaaagaagaagaaaaatttaaTCTTTCAAGAATTAACCCAAACCTAATCTCTTAAATTAGAAATAGCCCAcggatatataatatatataatacatgtataatatatgtataactatgtataatcaatatatataaaaaataaacatTAAATCTGCCTATTTGTGTAACAAAGTATTACTTAAAATTTATAAAGGAAATTTTTTAGCAGAGTAAATagtaaacaaaaatataaagaggTCCCCAATTGTCCCACATTTCTCTTTTCCCCAAAAGGAGAGAAACTTTAATTGTCCAACCTGAGGGGAATTGGTAAAAAAGTTTTAACCTAagatataaaatataaagtattaACATTCTCCCAAAACAAGGGGAGAAAAAAAACGCAATACttaatattaatatatatatatatatatatatatatatatcttttaaaccaaaaaaaagggagaaaaaaagaaagagaaaaaggcaaaaaaagaaaaaactgttataaatatattatattatggatgttcatttagtactgcgttgtaaataagcttcctgaagaagcttatccatatgggactctaccgtaaatatgtttatctatttaagtactctattggaaataaacttcctgaagaagtttatcacttcgatacccggttatggataaacattacccccggtagaagattatccataccgggtataataagtttatcctttcagtacccagttatggataaatattatccccggtagaagattatccataccaggtataataagcttatcctttcagtacccagttatgtaTAAACATTACccctggtagaagattatccatatcgggtataataagtttatcctttcagtactccgttatggataaacattgctctcagtagaagattattcatatctggtatagtagcagcttacacagcagcttcctttcttctataaatagaagagatttcagttcattatgtacatcagtttgaattcaaataatatatcagtctctctctatacttgtcttaatttcatagtctttattttataacacgttatcaacacgagactctgccatctcgagcaaatattttgaaagtatctgaggtaagaactttcttttcctagataatgtcaaatctttctaaacttgaatttgtagccctggatatatcgggcaaaagctacatgtcttgggtacttgatgctgaaattcatcttgatgcggtgggtctggcagacaccatcaaagacaaaaatcaggcatcaaaccaagaccgtgccaaagcaatgatattcatACGCCATCACcgtgatgagggcctgaaaatggaatatcttactgttaaagatccagtcatactgtggaataatttgaaagatagatatgaccacctgaagatggtcgttcttccacaagcacgatatgattggactcatctaaggctacaagattttaaatctatcagtgagtataattctgctatgttcagaattatttcccaattgaagttatgtggtgataatattactgatcatgatatgttggagaaaactttcaccacttttcatgcctcgaatatgctcctgcaacagcaatatcgagagatgtgatttaaaaaatattctgaacttatctcacatcttcttatagcggagcaacataatgggctattaatgaaaaattatgaaagccgacctactggttcttgtccattccctaaagtgaatgagacgaacttccaccaggctaaacgtggaaaaggtcgtggccccagtcgtggtcgggaaagaaactctaatcatggtaataataatgcaccaaagaacacttttcaccaccagcagtggaaaaggaaggaacaaaagcatgaagcggtgcaaacaccaaatgcagaaaatacatgctatagatgtggagaaaaagggcactggtcacgtacctgtcgtacgccaaagcacccggttgagctttatcaagcctccctaaagaaaacagagaaaaatgttgaagcaaattttatttctgaagataatttagacttcatgcatttggatgtaactgattaccttgcactcccagaaggagaaacaagtcatgtaatcggtggtgaatctgtaaaaatgtaaatattttaatttttgttatttgtaatagatagtatgattatgtaattgttgtacataaagaaaaattatgatttgataatgatgtttactataatatatcttgtttatgtcattttgaaaaatatagataacattattagatcaacttaaactctagcagagtttgcaagaaatatacaaccacaagaagtgattatatttcgtatatctcattgtaattatattttgttaagtACCAGAaatggtatatgcctatgatcaccagaaatgataatttaggctttctatggttacaattgaagataaactacataaatattctctatattaaatgcacgcctcgatttgctcctgaagtagtaaatattttaaaagaggttgaggcatcacaatttgatatgattaatgcgcattcagataattatgttcgatttcctgaaggatgggaacttttgataatattaatccattccctgaagtgaatgtgacaatactaataagtcgggtaaatatgaacgcgctcttaatgtgaatacattacaattcacctccagaagagttaatataattgagagaatatatactcaatatttcgtattttaaatttgctcctgaagaagtaacacaattgaaattgcctcatgaagtggaaaaatattatgaagaggagttttcgtgtgcttaaacaattgttttacattgtttatttgattgtgattttctctcatgacaccagcagtgtctgagcaatatttgatagtacaaaatgtatcaacaactcctgaagagctaaatgtttgcctaaagaatacatgacaccagtagtgccagataaatattagattgtggataataaatgaaggctctcgaagagcttatatacaaatatgtcattcatattatatgattatggtcaaaacatatgttgtagtaaacctgaagtttactaatacaaatggctatcatattgagactacaaatgattggaagattgataatcttcatgtttccacaatcatagggggtaaaataatatgtatgtgagaagttacccgccttattctttaatttgtactatatcatgtatcacagtaaaccaagaagtttactaaagcaaaagtttatgccatagtaaaccagaagtttactaagagatagcacatgacatgataaacttgaagttttcatttgccatttttaaatgagctatttgagaattcagataagcatatactaaagaactagaagattcttcaggaattctcatgtgttgcttgttctcataatgaattgattataccagctaaagttgggactaagacccctgattctgaaatatataaaaggtgaatatgggcccgttcacctatcatgtgaaccacttataggtgcatatatgagatggttacatgtgtaattattgtcaacctgcagattggcatttggaattgcttttcccgattaagagcataattttcagattatgaaatcaagacagttcatcttgataatgctggtttatatccaagctggtttagcattgaatacctcctattaatggctaaaccatttcttatgagaacaaagcttcatgtgttggtctaagattttctaaattgcatatagcagcacttgtatgcatcagatcaacaatatatgataagtcctcccttcacaattgatttaggatcagaaaccaaatatttttactatcttttgttgcgtggtatatgattaatttctctaccataatacacaaagatatgtttcccaaagatgattagggatatatgttagtttttctaacatttgggggatggaataaacagttgaaaaatatgctatatgaatcgaattatcatgatcctcacttagaagataattcaagtcgaatgccagaagcatttgctgatccaaaattaaatatcatatttcagctgcaaatgctcctattaaaattaaagtccctgaaggatagagtttactgtacgcatgaagcgtggtagaccaatcggttccaaaggtaacaatccttgaaaaatagtaggagctaatgatcaaaatgatcataatgaggaggaaataagctctagaagagcccacgacataacatttcatgaaactcccgaaaaagttcaggtacctgaaaataaagaaagtgatgagatctccacaagttatgtcgcttcggaactgacacaaaatgatcgtcgacgatacattttcaggaaaattgtgacattgatgtgcatcaaattagttcaagtgacaatccaacagattgtctttatcaacatcaatttttgagaatatggtatacaagattggaattcggagactcaaatatttgaaataaggttttcttcagggggagt contains:
- the LOC104216162 gene encoding sulfiredoxin, chloroplastic/mitochondrial, encoding MANFVVQLPNNLRLRSFTVSSSSNGSTPGVPQSAGPVILELPLDKIRRPLMRTRANDQQKVMELMDSIKEIGLQVPIDVLEVDGVYYGFSGCHRYEAHQRLGLPTIRCKIRRGTKETLRHHLR